The genomic window ATAGTGACAAGGACCAGGACAGTTTCCGGGATCTGGTGCGCACATCCCTGCAAACATTTCTCGATGAGAGCGTCAAGGATGATGCCTTGGTCGAGGCTTTTCTTGACCAATGCATCTATGTGCGTCTTGATGCCCTGGGGGATGATGGCTGGTCCGATTTACGTGAGCAATTACGCGAAGATGCCGTTCGAGCCTTCTATTTTTCCGTTGGTCCTTCCCTCTTCGGCCCACTGTCGGAACGATTGGTGACGCACCAGATTTCAACGGCGGATAGCCGCATCGTGGTGGAAAAACCATTTGGACATGATCTTGAGAGTGCAAGGGCTCTGAACAATGATCTGGCCCAATGTTTCAAGGAATCCCAGATCTATCGGATCGACCATTATCTCGGCAAGGAAACCGTTCAGAACCTGATGGCGCTTCGCTTTGCCAATGTTCTGTTCGAGCCTCTTTGGAACTCACATTATGTCGATCATGTTCAGATCACTGCTGCCGAGGAAATCGGGGTTGAGGGACGCGGGGCCTATTATGATCAGTCGGGCGCCATGCGCGACATGGTCCAGAACCATCTCATGCAGCTTCTGTGTCTGACCGCAATGGAGCCTCCGGCCGGTGTTGCCCCCGATGACATTCGCAATGAAAAGCTGAAAGTCATCAACGCTTTGACTGATGTGCCGACGAGCGATATCGTGCGTGGTCAATATCGCAGCAAGGGTGACAAAGGCTCCTATCTGGAAGATTGCGGAAATCCGGATAGCCGCACAGAAAGTTTCATTGCGCTCAAAACTCATGTCGAAACATGGCGCTGGGCGGGTACGCCTTTCTATTTGCGCACCGGCAAACGCCTGCGCAATCGCATGTCCGAAATTGCCGTCACCTTCAAGGAACCACCGCACAATATATTCGCGGATCGCGCCCCCAATCTCTCCGGCAATACGCTTGTCATTCGCTTGCAACCGGATGAAGGCATCAAGCTGCATGTCTTGATCAAGGAACCCGGCCCGGGTGGCATTCGCCTGACGGAAGTGCCTCTGGATATGACC from Cohaesibacter gelatinilyticus includes these protein-coding regions:
- the zwf gene encoding glucose-6-phosphate dehydrogenase, which translates into the protein MVAQVIPVENFDLVIFGGTGDLSRRKILPALYCRRRAGQLPADARIIAAAHSDKDQDSFRDLVRTSLQTFLDESVKDDALVEAFLDQCIYVRLDALGDDGWSDLREQLREDAVRAFYFSVGPSLFGPLSERLVTHQISTADSRIVVEKPFGHDLESARALNNDLAQCFKESQIYRIDHYLGKETVQNLMALRFANVLFEPLWNSHYVDHVQITAAEEIGVEGRGAYYDQSGAMRDMVQNHLMQLLCLTAMEPPAGVAPDDIRNEKLKVINALTDVPTSDIVRGQYRSKGDKGSYLEDCGNPDSRTESFIALKTHVETWRWAGTPFYLRTGKRLRNRMSEIAVTFKEPPHNIFADRAPNLSGNTLVIRLQPDEGIKLHVLIKEPGPGGIRLTEVPLDMTFADLSNRSSIATPDAYERLLMDVIRGDQTLFMRGDEVEAAWSWADRMITQWEQSADRPRPYDSESSGPEDALMLMHRDNRRWREIEK